From Plasmodium brasilianum strain Bolivian I chromosome 7, whole genome shotgun sequence, the proteins below share one genomic window:
- a CDS encoding hypothetical protein (conserved Plasmodium protein) — protein sequence MMRMLFTNLINNAFKEKNEKKLKQLYTFILKKKESTHISEDDVVYHISSISSNLNKLECTFRWVSSFHMYSTPRSNRGTSSHSSIQESYNGNEDISMEILPNTAAEKCTLRRSKLVRATDSVRSTDECSKRDDQVLLSLHKFVFISKVQLNAFFSAYLKHIFLKKKSNNINIKNWAYLLNSLCLMNYEEHGKNCKYIFEKIIKEVILKQQEYINFAKEENIYISSQKKDNSCFTPQANINSQTIVELLTVTNKHIEKLVKWNINILLFNLFCLSTINYLLCSTIFTIGNEIIKASITYTPINKKSKCEISIQTNMPINTNREHMNKLIIFYDHICLDVHNFVSITLFLTTYKQFYNSFSYTIDISYNKNKNERKRCKHNYIISEIQKTLIRIYFCIFQIPNLVEEKIRYGPFVNEHKVKTSKINFDKMGFTYTREGCKNRNTEYPNGRCKSMMRDTQVTHASHVRHVDRVDHVDYIKYLDADYNYGAFFYTQLLYPPHFPSNNCATTKIWSFFYKEAQSAFKEEEGGLIMNRIIFQNSIMLIKFLNMITSLSEPTDMHYLNYFNKCIYNHIYFFKFLIQLEKECTHYSHVQAIYVYIHFFKFILNFYISIVCTNNFTYLLSSFCYYYEGNQTHEQKKDILNVVSIINREIGRRVYAALCSSAHSRIQSEVTRESSSVLFAGSNSILFAGSSNNCATSMIRMSINGRHLCNMCNMYTKLNIYEINFISSVIKYIYEYLPKLNSQDVTAFVSFLSKAHYENKEILQHVMHYIKKYIDRYSFCEIHLIIRSYYILNALSEESIHHILSHLLTRVLHINHITVLNGGGIRQRCISDRVKYNNTDKQVAYMLDKFTKMANRLVMKSEKRYFYNPQEEEITQDTEFSKILIIKEKKFYASLNKHISNNTFQSKKYVQAMVNILSIFSKVKIKKKNLILLCDAIYIFIVRHEQYNKLLNIHDWVSLILSYCRVKYNSVYLYKSVQLLYNKMMHVYKTDKQLSKKDKSLLLSLCYDLKKCKIENYSLLLTFLADKKKKKN from the coding sequence ATGATGAGAATGTTGTTTACGAATCTAATTAACAACgcatttaaagaaaaaaatgaaaaaaagttaaaacagttatatacttttattcttaagaaaaaagagagtACTCATATAAGTGAGGACGACGTTGTTTATCATATTTCATCTATCTCATCCAACTTGAACAAACTAGAATGTACCTTTCGGTGGGTTAGCAGTTTTCATATGTACTCCACACCCAGGAGTAACCGAGGAACTAGTAGTCATTCCTCTATACAGGAGAGTTATAATGGCAATGAGGATATATCAATGGAAATACTTCCTAATACTGCTGCAGAGAAGTGCACATTACGTAGAAGTAAACTTGTTCGTGCCACAGATAGTGTTCGAAGCACAGATGAGTGTAGTAAGAGGGATGACCAAGTCCTTCTCAGCTTACACAAATTCGTATTCATCAGTAAAGTGCAGTTGAATGCCTTTTTCTCTGCGTacttaaaacatatatttcttaaaaaaaaaagtaataacaTAAACATAAAGAATTGGGCTTATCTGCTAAACTCTTTATGCTTAATGAATTATGAGGAACATGGAAAAAActgtaaatacatttttgaaAAGATTATAAAGGAGGTCATACTAAAACAGCAGGAGTACATAAACTTTgcaaaagaagaaaatatatacatatcatcccaaaaaaaggataattcTTGTTTCACTCCACAGGCAAATATAAACAGCCAAACGATAGTAGAACTTCTAACAGTGACAAACAAacatatagaaaaattagtaaaatgGAATATAAATATCCTTTTATTTAATCTGTTTTGCCTCAGTACAATCAACTATTTGCTTTGTTCTACTATTTTCACCATAGGAAACGAAATAATCAAAGCTTCGATAACATACACTCCTATTAACAAAAAGAGCAAATGTGAAATTAGCATACAAACGAATATGCCAATTAACACAAATAGAGAGCATATGAAcaagttaataattttttatgatcATATATGCCTGGATGTACACAATTTTGTAAGCATAACTCTCTTTTTGACaacatataaacaattttacAACTCCTTCAGCTATACAATAGACATATCTtacaataaaaacaaaaatgaaaggaAAAGGTGTAAACACAATTACATTATATCGGAGATACAGAAAACACTCATACGAATATACTTTTGCATTTTTCAAATTCCAAATTTGgttgaagaaaaaataaggtaTGGCCCATTTGTTAATGAACATAAAGTAAAAAcgtcaaaaataaattttgacAAAATGGGCTTTACATATACAAGAGAAGGGTGCAAAAATAGAAACACAGAGTATCCTAATGGTAGATGCAAGAGTATGATGAGAGATACGCAAGTAACACATGCTAGTCATGTTAGGCACGTTGATCGCGTTGACCACGTTGACTACATCAAGTACCTCGATGCTGACTACAACTACGGAGCTTTCTTCTACACCCAGTTGCTTTATCCCCCCCACTTTCCAAGCAATAATTGTGCAACTACAAAGATATGGAGCTTCTTTTACAAAGAAGCACAAAGCGCTTTTAAGGAAGAAGAAGGGGGTCTAATTATGAATcgtattatttttcaaaatagcataatgttaattaaatttttaaacatgATTACCTCTTTGTCAGAGCCTACAGATATGcactatttaaattatttcaataaatgtatttacaaccatatttatttttttaaatttttaatacagTTAGAAAAGGAATGTACACATTATTCACATGTTCAGgcaatatatgtgtacatacatttttttaaatttattttaaatttttacatttctaTCGTATGtactaataattttacatacCTCCTTTCATCGTTCTGTTATTACTACGAGGGGAACCAAACACATGAGCAAAAGAAAGATATACTTAACGTAGTAAGTATTATAAATCGAGAAATTGGTAGGAGGGTATACGCAGCGCTATGCTCATCAGCACACAGCCGCATCCAAAGTGAAGTAACTAGGGAAAGTAGTAGCGTCCTCTTTGCTGGAAGTAATAGCATCCTCTTTGCTGGAAGCAGCAATAACTGTGCAACATCCATGATACGGATGAGCATCAACGGAAGGCATCTTTGCAATATGTGCAATATGTACACgaagttaaatatatatgaaataaatttcatCAGTAGTGTTATAAAGTACATCTATGAGTATTTACCTAAACTGAACAGTCAAGACGTTACTGCGTTTGTAAGCTTCCTTAGCAAAGCacattatgaaaataaagaaatccTTCAACATGTTATGCactacataaaaaaatatatagacaGGTATTCCTTTTGTGAAATCCACCTAATAATTAGGAGttactatatattaaatgcTTTATCTGAAGAAAGTATACACCACATTCTTTCTCATTTACTAACTCGTGTGTTACACATCAACCATATTACTGTACTTAATGGAGGAGGTATACGTCAGAGGTGTATAAGCGACAgagtaaaatataacaataccGACAAGCAAGTAGCATACATGTTAGATAAGTTTACAAAAATGGCAAATAGACTAGTTATGAAGAGTGAAAAacgttatttttataatccaCAGGAGGAGGAGATAACACAAGACACAGAGTTCAGTAAGATCCTCATCATTaaggaaaagaaattttatgcATCTCTTAACAAACACATAAGTAATAACACTTTTCAAAGTAAAAAGTATGTACAAGCTATGGTAAACATTTTGAGTATCTTTTccaaagtaaaaattaaaaaaaaaaatttgattttattatgtgatgctatttatatattcatagtACGGCATGAACAATACAACAAGCTGTTAAACATACATGACTGGGTCAGCTTGATTTTAAGTTACTGCAGAGTGAAATACAATTctgtgtatttatataagtcTGTTCAGTTACTGTATAACAAAATGATGCATGTTTACAAAACGGACAAACAACTTAGTAAGAAAGATAAATCGCTACTCTTATCTTTATGctatgatttaaaaaaatgcaagATAGAAAATTACTCGCTACTACTTACATTTCTTgctgataaaaaaaaaaaaaaaaattaa
- a CDS encoding importin alpha re-exporter: MEEKIEKDLLTIFTQSVSNNFEEIKCSEGKIAALYNDSNKENYIKILLKFIVYPYNEKNEKKNYYDNYLNKNVKTSILISIKNYIKKSVHSSLDNVELSSDICIFIKHICMHMLLDITNEDITTLQKYLFEILTHLFKYNICDDYDYLLFYIILLYLNDYNYVHLINIFDSDEKKNNADAIKIVECVMLYIRNKDILKNINQDNFFLEYNKFISNIDSIKMIINNRNNSLNDDILNYINNTKKIYKSNDVYNVFLLNDFHLYNMDEANGVGNSGIGGNTMIGGNAMMSGSNVIGGSMMNNNLMGNNLTGGSLIDSTGYSSPGRVNEKGTLHGNMNNSESLGGFNFIGKGSIIKDYNNNVKLIPVSKCSSIFKNLNVIHFEKKYTALKIVRKILKKYKDNDYISKYDLKIILTHIEYPLTLYFIYLYNKFMEYTNFINYKLNTTNNSFSSNSSDEKQVNEEINMCFHTMNQVVLNIYVLLKIFYNINIIDLPEYYEDNFDIFFTIFYHFLLYDNNDILKNYFNHINLLTSMKTTSNVVMASTSTSNYITNKPNFFLTNDDKKNGFTHLSHENLNKLKINFEQNILKCKIKIIDIIKVVSENYQDESKTYIVKLIYSLLQILYKESEKNLLCHNYNCLSSTIKLIHHMNLEKNDLNPYKDKQFLEKIIERVLHHIRLKRIDIDEIIEADLDYFRNDLNNVNAFSIRSTATHFLKTLCMNYFDICFPILEFRILSKDSLITLTSPCAVTTSGVNNITSSGVNSTSGVSSSTVIGKEDPYYEACNMEYKTQLITCLNQTNLAKNFYEHNIRNVLKEFIVSFQMKFRNLNTLCYNINDYNFVNPHMNTLSNKCVWVVNEQLFNTKNTIYLLSMLKFLLNNRSIICTAHDDALSIFPFLHFLLYNEKAMIYNYACLCINRMLNQQLNPELMNVIYSSSIPDILNRLLFLLKLHVHNKLLNEYVLITIMRIFLIYSERLTNVYVTVLLIIDNIIKLIINDSHNPLFNHYLFELLTIIISLIYKSQIVSSINQVEEIIITTFSQILQIYIHDFIPYIFQILSIIIDNTNTIQKVHIKILNNLYETDLWRSTIGNANGIICVLKSYFKKYNVFQDIIKNNMQQLFNIYHYCLSNKRLSTDSFQIILIIFTYLPVETYQSFLKPLFVLLFTFLQQYKNDIIKIKVIHSISVLILKTDVSIFINTVEQIQSGLIFNVLKSLYMPILDKLINVNEKIIIFIALTKLISNEKIRNESFVVDILNLLNKNITNNELVLKKAKTHHLDVEKDEMDKNFEVTYVKLQMINNDNINDTVLRDININMELKQNLYNPIFMQICHNNSFNSILQLFNS; the protein is encoded by the exons ATGGAGGAGAAGATTGAAAAGGATCTGCTAACCATATTTACTCAAAGCGTATCAAACAATTTTGAAGAGATAAAATGTAGTGAGGGGAAAATAGCTGCGTTATATAACGACAGTAATAAAGAGAATTACATAAAGATTCTCCTAAAATTCATTGTATATCcatataatgaaaagaatgaaaagaagaactattatgataattatttaaataaaaatgttaagacaagtatattaataagcataaaaaattatattaaaaaaagtgttCATAGTAGTTTAGACAATGTTGAATTAAGTTcagatatatgtatatttataaaacatatatgtatgcatatgttaTTAGATATAACAAATGAAGATATAACAACTTtacagaaatatttatttgaaatattaacGCACTTATTTAAGTATAACATTTGCGATGATTATgattatcttttattttacattatattattataccttaatgattataattatgttcatttaataaatatatttgatagCGATGAAAAGAAGAATAATGCGGATGCGATTAAAATTGTAGAGTGTGTTATGTTGTATATAAggaataaagatatattaaaaaatattaatcaggataatttttttttagaatataaCAAGTTTATTTCCAATATTGACAGCATAAAAATGATCATTAATAATAGAAACAATTCTTTAAATGATGATATACTTAACTATATTAATAACACTAAAAAGATTTACAAGTCGAATGATGTGTATAATGTATTCCTGCTTAATGATTTCCACTTGTACAATATGGACGAGGCTAATGGGGTTGGCAATAGTGGTATAGGTGGGAATACTATGATAGGGGGTAATGCTATGATGAGTGGTAGTAACGTAATTGGTGGAAGCATGATGAACAACAACCTGATGGGAAACAACTTAACTGGGGGAAGTTTGATCGACTCGACCGGGTACTCGTCCCCCGGCCGAGTTAACGAGAAAGGTACTTTACACGGTAACATGAACAACAGCGAAAGTTTGGGAGGGTTCAATTTCATAGGAAAGGGAAGCATTATAAAAGACTACAACAATAATGTGAAACTAATCCCAGTGTCGAAGTGCAGTTcgatttttaaaaatttgaatgtaattcattttgaaaagaaatacacagcattaaaaatagttcgaaaaattttaaaaaaatataaagacaATGATTATATTTCTAAGTATGAtttgaaaattattctaACACATATAGAGTACCCTTTAACgctgtattttatatacttatataacaaatttatggaatatacaaattttataaattataaactaAACACTACGAACAACTCGTTTTCATCAAATAGTTCAGATGAAAAACAAGTGAATGAAGAAATTAACATGTGCTTCCATACAATGAATCAAGTAGTTTTAAACATTTACGTgctcttaaaaatattttacaatattaatattatagatTTACCTGAGTATTATGAAGataattttgatatattttttactattttttatcatttcttattatatgataataatgatattttgaaaaattattttaatcatATTAACTTGTTGACAAGTATGAAAACAACAAGTAATGTTGTTATGGCATCAACATCTACCAGTAACTACATTACAAATAAacccaatttttttttaacgaaTGATGATAAGAAGAACGGGTTTACTCATTTATCACATGAGAATCTTAACAAACTAAAAATCAATTTTGAACAAAATATTCtgaaatgtaaaattaaaataatagatataataaaagttgTTTCGGAAAATTATCAAGATGAATCAAAAACATATATCGTTAAGTTAATCTATTCCTTGTTACAAATTTTGTACAAAGAgagtgaaaaaaatttattatgccataattataattgtttatCATCAACAATTAAGTTAATACATCATAtgaatttagaaaaaaatgatttgaATCCATATAAAGACAAACAGTTTTTAGAAAAGATTATCGAACGTGTTTTACACCATATAAGATTAAAACGGATAGATATAGATGAGATTATTGAAGCCGATCTTGATTATTTTAGAAATGATCTAAACAATGTTAATGCATTTTCAATTCGTTCAACAGCTAcacattttttgaaaacacTTTGCATGAACTACTTTGATATATGCTTTCCCATCTTGGAATTTCGTATCTTGTCCAAGGATTCACTTATTACATTGACCTCTCCTTGTGCCGTAACTACTAGCGGTGTAAATAACATTACAAGTAGTGGTGTAAACAGTACTAGTGGTGTTAGTAGTAGTACGGTGATAGGGAAGGAAGACCCGTACTACGAAGCGTGCAACATGGAATATAAGACGCAGCTTATTACGTGCCTGAATCAGACGAATTTagcaaaaaatttttatgaacataaCATAAGGAATGTGTTAAAAGAGTTCATCGTATCATTTCAAATGAAATTTAGAAATCTAAATACACTTTGTTACAATATTAATGATTACAATTTTGTAAATCCGCATATGAACACACTAAGTAATAAATGTGTTTGGGTTGTTAATGAACAGttatttaatacaaaaaatactatatatcttttatctATGCTAAAAttcttattaaataatagaagtattatatgtacagCACATGATGATGCATTAAGTATATTcccttttttacattttttactatataacGAAAAGGCAATGATTTACAATTATGCTTGTTTGTGCATAAACCGTATGTTGAACCAGCAGTTGAACCCAGAATTAATGaatgtaatatatagtaGTAGTATCCCGGATATATTAAACCGTCTTTTATTCTTGTTAAaattacatgtacataataaattattaaatgaatatgtGTTAATAACGATTATGAGGatatttctaatttattCAGAGAGACTAACAAATGTGTATGTCACAGTGCTATTAATCATAGATAATATAAtcaaattaattataaatgattCTCATAATCCTTTATTTAATCATTACCTCTTTGaattattaacaataattatatccttaatatataaatcgCAAATAGTTAGTAGTATAAACCAAGTAGAAGAAATTATCATAACGACCTTTTCtcaaattttacaaatatatatacatgactttattccatatatttttcaaatccTTTCAATTATTATTGACAATACGAATACAATACAAAAAgtgcatataaaaattttaaataatttatatgaaacaGATTTATGGAGAAGTACCATTGGAAATGCAAATGGAATTATATGTGTTTTAAAgagttattttaaaaaatataatgtatttcaagatataattaaaaataatatgcagcagttgtttaatatatatcactaTTGCTTATCCAATAAAAGACTGTCAACAGACTCGTTTCAAATCATCCTAATTATCTTTACGTATTTACCTGTTGAAACTTATCAGTCTTTCTTAAAACCATTATTCGTTTTGCTATTCACTTTTTTACAACAATACAAAAATGATATCATCAAAATTAAGGTAATCCATTCTATTTCCGTGTTGATCCTCAAGACAGACGTTAGTATATTCATTAACACGGTTGAGCAGATACAAAgcg GCCTCATATTCAATGTACTGAAGAGCCTGTACATGCCGATCCTCGACAAgcttataaatgtaaatgagAAAATCATAATCTTCATAGCACTCACAAAACTGATAAGCAACGAAAAGATAAGGAATGAATCCTTTGTGGTTGATATTCTCAATCTACTAAACAAAAACATAACAAATAATGAACTCGTTTTGAAAAAAGCGAAGACTCACCATCTTGATGTTGAAAAGGATGAAATGGACAAAAATTTTGAAGTTACTTACGTGAAGCTGCAAATGATAAACAATGATAACATCAACGACACG GTTTTGCGGGACATAAATATCAATATGGAACTGAAGCAGAATTTGTACAATCCAATTTTTATGCAAATTTGTCACAACAACTCTTTCAACAGCATTCTTCAGCTGTTCAACAGTTGA
- a CDS encoding hypothetical protein (conserved Plasmodium protein) → MDRNINNAFDILPPPLEKISRERSKNMQKNEKKINKKEEKEEVNEDVKEGLKEKDVFNYGNENKGGNATPAYTKNMNLGNGLTDGKKNESHLISQKYSNVILNTEEINSIMNENSNFKNLTESKQVINFMNEYLTNPLAAINKYKNDDTIVNFLDTLFQYMSAKSKHIHLNNLAETFTLKKR, encoded by the coding sequence ATGGACCGGAATATAAACAACGCGTTTGATATACTGCCTCCGCCCCTCGAGAAAATAAGCAGAGAACGTAGTAAAAACATgcagaaaaatgaaaaaaaaataaataaaaaggaagaaaaagaagaagtaaATGAAGACGTAAAAGAGGgcttaaaagaaaaagacgTGTTCAACTATGGTAACGAGAACAAAGGGGGGAACGCCACCCCCGcatacacaaaaaatatgaaccTAGGAAACGGTTTGACtgatgggaaaaaaaatgaaagccATCTCATATcacaaaaatatagtaatgtTATTCTTAACACTGAAGAAATTAATAGTATAATGAACGaaaattcaaattttaaaaatctcACTGAAAGTAAACAAGTTATAAACTTTATGAATGAATATTTAACGAATCCCTTGGCTGCTATCAACAAATACAAAAACGATGATACCATTGTTAACTTCTTAGACACACTATTTCAATATATGAGTGCAAAAAGTAAGCACATTCACTTGAATAATCTAGCTGAAAcatttactttaaaaaagCGGTAG
- a CDS encoding CSTF domain-containing protein: protein MNKSNYSLWVGNIPFDVTEKELHEILSKVGDVINVRIKYDIDKNTSKGFAFCEYKDVETCMLALKYINGYEVKGRKLKLYWANEEFKEKLTSNTTSSSGVDIMTGKNREDGSGKRNGNTKDVNKLEQRGNILSTCYSRKNMTEGNTHSSTNGMNYTIVTAPNNYVKHNNLSIDKELWWNNIEENMMKVNIANIMHTLTTAQIIYVLSYFKNYALKNYNSLKMLFQKNGNVGYALLHCLFLVNVIKEHNVGSSSDMHICVNNDTIMNRNERILQMNSSKVKIRLNEEEHKGGVNSYNHYSNSVFISSTANSNNKMKGYSKNKDDSGTNFFFKNNNKKNANSTKDESVIMHGKNENNLAKNNFSSSSNFSKKNYMYSSDNVLAIGEKVVNAPNMANITNVVSVGLYGNKKNDTMPSNKYSTNRNDFSNYNYNKNRFIHEEESITSGYDDIYNNVYPSSSTMGGIKARGRKGGLYTGGNNITNIPHASIANNGGGNGKLNNESAPYDGKLFDDNIVMNSMSVGSNTTEYRINYMNDFFDQNNGINNAKIINRAHNNVSFVERGMDSNQANQANQANQTSHVSHIGHSSHASYANHANHADYPDYVKAVETKHMYKEYVNDGERSNNMRGVEVGFNSFYHSGNEVSEANAVKGKNEVKGTNELNGTNELNGTNEINLMNDLQNGRNRDDISGKRFTDMKKEVKGSNERMYDYSGKEINEHNDLNSSGDLYGKNYNIEGNNLINDDKSKKKKYNIMKKNLYTTNCKGNKTLIMEGMKSNENNASTVHSLSSTNNACIDSLYANVDLPDEDLVNEVIKNEDILNNILKSKIQDMKNWNSEQRMQVLSIQKALQLKGYMLK, encoded by the coding sequence ATGAACAAGAGCAATTACAGCCTGTGGGTGGGTAACATCCCATTTGATGTTACTGAAAAAGAATTGCATGAAATTTTGTCGAAAGTAGGGGATGTAATTAAtgtaagaataaaatatgatattgataaaaatacaaGTAAAGGATTTGCTTTTTGTGAGTATAAAGATGTGGAAACATGTATGTTAGCactgaaatatataaatgggTATGAAGTAAAAGGgagaaaattaaaactgTATTGGGCCAACGAAGAGTTTAAAGAAAAGTTGACGAGCAATACGACTAGTAGTAGTGGTGTAGACATAATGACAGGAAAGAATAGAGAAGATGGGAGTGGTAAAAGAAATGGTAATACAAAAGACGTAAATAAATTAGAGCAACGTGGTAATATTTTAAGCACATGTTACAGTAGAAAGAATATGACTGAAGGAAATACACACAGTAGTACAAATGGTATGAACTACACCATAGTAACAGCTCcaaataattatgtaaaacataataatctTTCTATAGATAAGGAGTTATGGTGGAATAATATAGAAGAAAACATGATGAAAGTAAATATTGCAAACATTATGCATACGTTAACAACTGCACAGATTATATACGTTTTGtcctattttaaaaattatgctttaaagaattataatagcttaaaaatgctttttcaaaaaaatggaaatgttgGTTATGCTCTTCTTCATTGTTTATTCCTCGTTAATGTAATTAAAGAGCATAACGTGGGTAGCTCTAGTGATATGCATATTTGTGTTAATAACGATACAATAATGAATAGAAATGAACGAATACTACAGATGAACAGCAGCAAGGTGAAAATTAGGTTAAACGAGGAGGAACACAAAGGGGGGGTCAACAGTTATAATCATTACAGTAATAGTGTTTTCATTAGTAGTACTGCTAATAGTAACAACAAAATGAAGGgatatagtaaaaataaagacgACAGTggtacaaatttttttttcaaaaataataataaaaagaatgctAATAGTACAAAAGATGAAAGTGTTATCATGCatggaaaaaatgagaataatttagccaaaaataatttttcgtCCTCCTccaatttttcaaaaaaaaattacatgtaCAGTTCAGATAATGTGTTAGCCATAGGGGAAAAAGTGGTAAACGCTCCAAATATGGCAAATATAACAAACGTAGTAAGTGTAGGTTTGtatggaaataaaaagaatgatACTATGCCAAGTAACAAATACAGTACTAACAGAAAtgatttttcaaattataattataacaaaaatcGTTTCATCCATGAAGAGGAATCTATAACGAGTGGCTATGacgatatatataataatgtgtaTCCAAGTAGTAGTACCATGGGAGGTATAAAAGCGAGGGGAAGGAAAGGTGGTCTATACACCGGGggtaataatattactaaCATACCCCATGCTTCTATTGCTAATAACGGCGGTGGTAATGGTAAACTAAATAACGAATCTGCTCCCTATGATGGAAAACTATTCGATGATAACATAGTTATGAACTCAATGAGTGTTGGCAGTAATACTACAGAGTACAGGATAAATTACATGAATGATTTTTTTGATCAAAATAATGGTATTAACAACGcgaaaataataaatcgTGCACATAACAACGTCAGTTTTGTGGAACGCGGAATGGATTCAAATCAGGCTAATCAGGCTAATCAGGCTAATCAGACTAGCCATGTGAGCCATATAGGCCACTCCAGTCATGCAAGTTATGCTAACCATGCCAACCATGCTGACTATCCCGACTATGTGAAAGCAGTGGAAACAAAACATATGTACAAGGAGTATGTGAATGATGGGGAAAGGTCTAACAATATGAGGGGGGTTGAAGTAGGATTCAACAGTTTTTACCACAGTGGAAACGAGGTAAGCGAGGCAAACGCGGTTAAGGGGAAAAACGAGGTTAAGGGGACAAACGAGTTAAATGGTACAAACGAGTTAAATGGTACAAACGAGATAAACCTAATGAACGACTTGCAGAATGGAAGAAACAGAGACGACATTAGTGGTAAGCGTTTCACTGATATGAAGAAGGAGGTTAAGGGATCTAACGAACGAATGTATGATTACAGTGGGAAAGAAATTAATGAACATAATGATCTGAACAGTTCAGGCGATTTGTATGGAAAGAATTATAACATAGAAGGAAATAACCTTATTAATGATGACAagtcaaaaaagaaaaaatataatataatgaaaaagaatttatatactACCAATTGTAAGGGTAATAAAACTTTAATAATGGAGGGTATGAAGAGTAATGAGAATAATGCATCAACTGTTCATTCTTTAAGTAGTACCAATAATGCTTGTATAGACTCATTATATGCAAATGTTGACTTGCCAGATGAGGACTTAGTGAATgaagttattaaaaatgaagatatattaaacaatattttaaaatcaaaaataCAAGACATGAAAAATTGGAACAGTGAGCAGAGAATGCAGGTCCTTTCTATTCAGAAGGCCCTCCAGCTGAAGGGGTACATGCTCAAGTGA
- a CDS encoding hypothetical protein (conserved Plasmodium protein) gives MIFEILYSQTDKQIDRQTDKRIDRQTDKRIDRQTDKRIDRQTDKRIDRQTDKRIDRQTDKRIDRQTDKRIDRQTDKRIDRQTDKRIDRQTDKRIDRQTDKRIDRQTDKRIDRQTDKRIDRQTDKRIDRQTDKRIDRQTDKRIDRQTNTNNKQDKQVDRQTDKQIDRQTDKRIDRQTDKQTDKQIDKQTDKQIDKQTDKQIDKQMSNVLHLNVHNATLLRSKMHHVNSANAQKQSFFLF, from the exons AtgatttttgaaatattgtATTC ACAAACAGATAAACAAATAGACAGACAAACAGATAAACGAATAGACAGACAAACAGATAAACGAATAGACAGACAAACAGATAAACGAATAGACAGACAAACAGATAAACGAATAGACAGACAAACAGATAAACGAATAGACAGACAAACAGATAAACGAATAGACAGACAAACAGATAAACGAATAGACAGACAAACAGATAAACGAATAGACAGACAAACAGATAAACGAATAGACAGACAAACAGATAAACGAATAGACAGACAAACAGATAAACGAATAGACAGACAAACAGATAAACGAATAGACAGACAAACAGATAAACGAATAGACAGACAAACAGATAAACGAATAGACAGACAAACAGATAAACGAATAGACAGACAAACAGATAAACGAATAGACAGACAAACAAACACGAATAACAAACAAGATAAACAAGTAGACAGACAAACAGATAAACAAATAGACAGACAAACAGATAAACGAATAGACAGACAAACAGACAAACAAACAGATAAACAAATAGACAAACAAACAGATAAACAAATAGACAAACAAACAGATAAACAAATAGACAAACAAATGAGTAACGTGTTACATCTCAATGTACACAATGCTACACTGCTAAGGAGTAAAATGCATCATGTAAATAGTGCAAACGCGCAAAAGCAgagcttttttttattttaa